A region of the Arachis hypogaea cultivar Tifrunner chromosome 15, arahy.Tifrunner.gnm2.J5K5, whole genome shotgun sequence genome:
aaagcaaagaaaaagcaAACTCTTAACTACTAGCAAAACcaaaaaataaccaaaaagtaagctattcacaatatttacatatttacaatagctaataataacaccattgcaaagtctccgacaacggtgccaaaaacttgatggagagATTATTGtgggtctagaatttctcaatagaatttcgttgcaagtatagtccaaaccgacgagtaaccctcaatcaaagtttaaaaggttgtcacaatacaaaccAAAATAACTGGGAGTaaaatctcgggtcgttctccctataaattacaatcgagtgctcaattattggctatgagaaaaATCGGGGGATTGATAGCAAGagaaaagaaatgtaaataacaaaaaattaaagaagcaaaTATTAACTAAATGTTCAAAGCAATTAAAATAAGGCAGTTAAAGAAATCAACTAAGaaagatcttggcaagggttgatggtcaaGAATCACTAttcttgttactaaccacaacatgatgattataaggatcaatcccactttGTCATCCCGAACATTGGAAGGAAGTCAAATGGGCTTaattaatcctaatccataagtcctagccaactcactaattaacttagtgaaagactagcgtcaatagaAACAAGACCAATTAAGATTTccaaattatcaatcacttggagattagtaactcaaggttacccaagttaccaacccaagccaagaatacaaaattttactctaaaactaattcaagcattttatcaaacacttggtatgcataaaaggaaaaacatggtaaattacaataataataaaatctaaactaccaattgcaagagaataataacaataatccaAACAAGTATCAAGGaaatataaaatatcaaattgcattaaaagaaattgaaattaacaagagtgtttataaaactaaagagaaaaaaataaaaaattaacaagagaaattaAGAGAATTAAGATGCTAGAACAATAAAAAGTAAGGAAAACTAACTTAAAACAagattaaaacctaaatctaaggagaaattaaattaagaaacTCTATATTCTAGAAAGAagttagagcttctctctctaaaattggCCTACAACATAatgtaaaactaaaactatgactacttggttcattctcccCTCAATTCCTggttcacaaaactatgctattttaatTAATGAATAAATATAGAAAAAGTTGATAAACCCACTCAATTTAATccaaaataaaccacaaaattgtggTTCATCAAGCTTAAAGCTTTACTCATGGCGCATGAAGAGTTATTATAGAAGCATAAGAAACCTGAAAGCTTTGTTCAAGCTCACTTTGGCTCATACGCAATCTTTTCAACAATTCACTTGAGGTGGTTTTCAATGAGGCAAAGGTTTTAACAGGCTCGCTGGCAGAGTAATGCAGTCTCAATTTTAAGGTAATGGAAGAAAATCTTTATGATCACAACCTCAATGTCAAGTTTGTAATAAGATTAGACACACAGTAATTTCTTGTTGTAACATGTACGATTTAGGATTTAGAAGAGCAAATCAGAAACCACTTCAGTATCATGAAGTCCAGGAGCAAATCTTTCATATTATAGTAACTTGAACGAAGTATAATCTGCAACACCTTTAACATTCCAAGATCCTAATTGGTATCAAAACTCGGGCGCAACTCATCATATGATGGCTGATGTTGAAAATTTCAAGAGAAATATGAATATGCTGGCTCAAAGAAAGTTATAATCAGTAATGTGGTTCAGGTTTCCAATTAGCCATATTGGAAAATTTTATTCTTACGTCAAATCTTAGTACAAAAATGTTCTTCCTTACTATTCTTGTGCctcaaatttttaagaatttattgaATGTTTATCAATTTGCTAGAGATAATAGAGTCGTATTAAAATTTCATGATGATTGTTGTCTTATCAAATGCAAGGTTTTCAAGAAGGTCATACTCTAAGGAATATTTGATAAAAGTCTGTACAAGTTTTTTAAGTGCTCGTCCATGATTAACCTAGACACTTTATGATAACTCACTCCATGAATGGAATCTTTAAGCACAAAATGTTTTAAGCCTGCCCCACTTACAGTACATGAATCACTAAGAATATCTCATTAGAAGCAGGCAACGGATGATGAGTATGACACATTAATGAGAACTCAGACTTGGCAATTAGTACTACTTCCTAAAGAGAGAACTTCAATTAGTTGTAAATGTGTGTTTTTTGAGTCAAATACAACTCAGATGGCTCCCTTCAAAAGTATAAAGCCCATTTAGTAGCACAAGGATTTAGTCAACGACTTGGTATGTACTTTAAGGAAACATTCATTAGACTTATTCTTTCTCTGACAAGGTCATTTGATTGGCAAATAAGGCAGTTGGATGTTAATAACGTGTTTTTGAATGGGGACTTAACTGAAGAGGTTTATATAAAGCAACCGTCTGGCTATAAGGTTGACTCAACTAACTTGATTTGTAAACTAACCAAGTCACTTTATGGGTTGAAGCAGAACTTATCGAGTTTGGTATGTTAAGGCTTTGCAGTAGATACTTTATTTTTCACTCAGGTGAACAATGGTACTATCACATATCTCCTTGTGTATGTCGATATCATTGTGACAGGAAATTTAGAATCATAGATTGAAGGTATAATCAACTAACTTAGCTCCTTTTTTGCTTTAAAGGACATGGACAATCTCAACTATTTCCTTGGGTTAAAAGTTACTCATATAGAAAATGGGGGCTTATTTTTGTGTCAATCAAAATATGTTGGAGAGATATCATATTGCGTcaattgattttgttaatttatgcAATCACCTTTTGAAGCTCACTACTGAAAAGTAGCTAAAAGAGTTCTTTGTTACATAAGTAGCACTGCAGACTTTGTAGATATAACTCTCCAAAGATTTTAGCCTCAGATTCTCAGTGACTCTGGTTGAGGTTCTGATCAAGATGATCGCAAATCCACCAATGGATTTTGTGTCATTCTAGGTCTAAATTTGATTTCTTGGTCTGCAAAAAAGCAACATGTTATCACAATGTCCAGCATCAAGACAGAGTACAGGAAAGTTGCTGATGCTGTCACTGAGGCCATGTCCATTAAGAATTTATTAAGTGCAGTTCAAATGCCACTTCAATCCCCACCATTATACATTGTGATAACCTTAATGCATTTATGTTAATTGCCAATCCTGTTCTGCATTCCAAATCGAAGCATGTGGAGCTTGATGTTTATTTTGCAAGGGATCTAGTGATAAAAGGGAAAGTCAGGGTCATCCACATCCAACACTGCAACAAGTTGTAGATATATTTACCAAACCAATCTCTTTTATATTGTTTGAAGATTTTTGTAGCAATCTCAAGCTTGTACGAAAGCCAATCCTTCAATTGAGAGGAGATGAaagaaataagagagagaaagtcATTGAGTATGTTGGTAGTTAGTTAAGCATCATAATTAGTTAGTGGTCAGTGAGTTAGTTACAAAGCTTACTCAATAGTAGCTCATACATCTCATGTAGTGTAGGTCCGTGTATATATATAACTCTATAAGCTCAGTCTCATTTAGTTAATGATGAGTACATTCTTTTTTCTCTCACTCAAACTCTATGTTCTCTAAATCTCTCTTTAAACTTTCACattttgtttgatatttttaCACCTAGATTTTCTTACttccttttataattttttttaaacaaaagagAATGCGCTTTGCCCACACACACATGTTCAGAAACAACGAATATTAATGAACATCAAAGTAAAAAGTACCAACCCAACTGTTGTCCTTTTTTTAGAATGACAACATgactcttaataaaaaaaaataggtcCACTTTAACTTCTGTCCTAATTTCTGTAAGATAACGTAGTCTTTTTGTCAATACCACCATTATCTATTAACAAAAGTCGCTGACATGTCACATTAACATATGTTAAGTGCTAATATGAAATGAACAAAAACCTATTTGTCTCACAATCCAAATTGGTCAAGAACTTAGTTGTTTCTGTTCATTTAAATAAAACAACGTCGTTTTAACATTAAATTGTTCACGAACCTATTTGTTAAGGATCTATTTTTCCTAAAAAAGTTTTATTCgatattttttcaaattaaatatttgttgttataatatttattatattaatatttttttcaataaattaaatgtcaaaatgatattattttgtttgaatgaataaaaaaataaattactgaCCAATTTAGGTTTAGAGACAAATCAGTCCTTATCTAGTTTATATAGATACTTAATATCCAATTCAATAAtatattaacataatattttcacAACTTCCATTAACAGATAATGGTGGTACTAACAAAAAAATCACACTGTCTCACGAAAATCAGAGACATAAGTCGAAGTAGacctgatttttttcttttttggtcaaAGATAGTCTTATCGTTTGAAGTAAAAGATAGCACCAAATTGGTACTTTGCTCTAACATCTAGTAATACCGATTCAATGATCGGTTTTTCATAACCttgttttaaataaataaattacttatAATGTACTAAGAATAATCTAACGGtgagaaatatatatatacacagtaAAAAAGGGCcgtttatttttttacatattggtataattttgatataatactCAATCATTGGATTTTATGGTGTTTTTCAGAATTGTGGAAACAATACTATACGCCTCCTTGAAAATACAAAGGGGGCGTATTGTACTTTTGCTACAATTCTAAAAAACATcataaaatctaataattaagTATTACACCAAGATTTTttcaatatacaaaaaaaattaactttatcTTAAATATACTATTTACAAGATTGTACACTCTAATTAAAAAGAAGGTTAAAGTTACGATGCCTATTCCCTACTATTGCAGAGAGAATAAATCTGTAAAGCATGCTGGACCTTCTAAGGTTAGTACGTGGTGATAAGGTGGGAAAGAAAGAGGCCAAGAATGCAAGgggttttttataaattatagtgGACAGAGGCTAAAAGGCTTGGAACCTCATTCCATATCCTttctttaaactttattttttggGCGTATCTAATATGCCTTAGTTAATATGCTAGCATTCTAGAGGTTTACACTTTACACTTAAAAAAATGTCTGTCATGATGCTTATGGAGGCCCATGAAGCTTTCACCACTGAAAGAAGGTATgatgtataaaaaaaatagaagaattaaGTGTTAAAATAGTGAAAATTAAGAGTGGGTAAAATAGGTTTTAGTAAAAAGTAGAAAAGTctgtgttaaaaaattatttctcttactaataaataatagtaataataataataatgtggcCAAAATGGATGTAATTTTCCTTCGGTgcgcatcatttttttttttttttggtaattttagTTTTAGCATTCATTGAATGTAAAACAGAGATGAGCTCACAGGAGAATCAAATTACAATTTGCATGTGCACATTTCTGCCACCCGTGAAAACCGGAAACAATTGCCCCAATTCATTTTAACCATGGAAGTCACACAACAATATTCCACCTCCAACAAATTAAAACaaatctatatataaaaaaaagataggCCACCAAGAAGAGTGTTTGATTGCTTTAATGGTTTCTGAGCTTGCTTTTTGATAGATCATCCATAAGCTACAAGAAGAACCaaaccagtgaccatgccatagGACAAATCAACCAATAAGCAATCCCTGAAAATCATAAGGCAAATTTTTGTTCTTAGCTTTAATTGTTCACTTTTACTATACCCATTAATAGTGTTAAATTGATAAAGTTAGTACATATAAGAGTATCTAGACAAAATTTGGTGTATTTGTACTAAGACTTAATTCAGTAAATTTTTCAAAGAGATATTTGTGCTTTTAGAAGCATAAGtatatttggtaaataaaaaaaatatatgtttatgtttataatttttaaaattaaaaacttttaatatttaaatttattcttatatttatataatatttttttttaatttaaaactattttatcaaatataattatgagtaaagtattgtttttgtcctcaacgtttggggtaagtcctatttatatccctaacgtttaagtcgtcctatttgtatccctaacatttgtaaaagtgattcaatgttatcccgCGGtaaattacacatcatgaactttagtttgagttttgaaaatttcttcttaaagttagaatacaaatgtttggAAGAGAATAGATGATTCACTCCAAAAAACAGCTCATCAAAAATTGAAACTAATCCTTgcaatatttatataattcacttttctagggacataattaaacctaaacacaaatagtggataCAATATTGAAATCAAACACATCAAACCGatacctaattgagaatgaatacatccaagtgagaataattgaaaaatacaatCTAATTTGTTAGTGTAATTGATGGCATGATagcattgaatcacttttataaacgttagggatacaaataggacgattcaaaTGTTAGAGACATAAGTATGACTTACCTCAATCGTTAGAgagaaaaatgatattttattttataattattattattcgtGTATATTagaagttatttttaatttaatttatgaacatagATAGTAcaactttaaaaagttatttttttaaaaattaattttgaaaaggaagaattttataaaactaaGTCTAAATATGTGAAAGTGACGTGTATAAAGAAAAAGAGGAGTGAATTTTTGGCTTACCGTTTCTAAAAGCATTATTGTAAGATGATGTGAAGTAACAATCTGTTGTAGTGTTGATGCCATTAGGGCAATTGCATATAAATGAATTATAAGGTCCATTGTATCCACACACCCCATAACTCTTTTCACAAGCAGCACAAGAGTTAGGATAATCATCCGTGACACTAAACTTGTACTTTAATGCTATCCCATAGTTCCACTTCTCAGGATCAGATTCTCCTTCGTCAAAGTTGTAGAATCCGGTATATGACGGACACTGAAGCTTCTGAAGATCCATCTCGAACGACGGACCAAGATTCACCGGTTCATAAACACAACATGTGGAAATTGGAAGGTTAATAGTACTAATGGGTTTGCATGAATACAAAAGACTACAAATTGGTGTACTTTGATCACACAaaagcttggaatttgaatttgaatttgaatttttgttgttaccatcatcaatatcatcataACTTTGTGTTGTGCATATTGATGATGAATTGATTGAACAATCAACTAGGGCAAAGATGGTGCTATCATGGAAAGTGAATGGGGCATTCCAATCTAGGCCAAAACCTTTGCTAGGGAGAGTGCAAGAACATGTTGACATAGTAGGGtcagaaatgtaaattacttggTTTGAATAGTCAATTGAAGTAACAAGGTACGAGCCTGTGTGAGTTGTGAAGGTAAGTTTTTGTTGGGAGCAAGAAATGTGTGGTTGGAAGAGTGGGTTACCACAACCAGGGCCACTACCAAATGGGTACTTTAGGTATTCTTTGCCACAGTTTCTTTGGCACACTTGAGCACAGGTCAAAGGTGGAATAAGGAGAAGGAAAATTGAGAGAAGAGGAACAAAACGAGGGAGGTCCATTGTTTTGTTAAGAGGAAGTGTAAAGAGATATAGAAAGAAGAGTGGCTCTGATTTGTAACATTGGTGATGGTATTTATTGAATGAGTTGTTGAAATGGAAAACCTCTAGCTTGAAAGAAAGTAgactaatgttttttttttctttttggaggaGTGAATATAAAACGGAAGCAGCAAGGAACTTGCGTTTTTGTTCTATAAGGATTTCTTTCTTTAATATTTAAAGGTGTTATATATGCTCTGCATATGTATTTAATTgttatataatatcaataatgtaATTGTATTAATTAACTTTTAAGATAGTAAGTGactaa
Encoded here:
- the LOC112750151 gene encoding uncharacterized protein; the protein is MDLPRFVPLLSIFLLLIPPLTCAQVCQRNCGKEYLKYPFGSGPGCGNPLFQPHISCSQQKLTFTTHTGSYLVTSIDYSNQVIYISDPTMSTCSCTLPSKGFGLDWNAPFTFHDSTIFALVDCSINSSSICTTQSYDDIDDGNNKNSNSNSNSKLLCDQSTPICSLLYSCKPISTINLPISTCCVYEPVNLGPSFEMDLQKLQCPSYTGFYNFDEGESDPEKWNYGIALKYKFSVTDDYPNSCAACEKSYGVCGYNGPYNSFICNCPNGINTTTDCYFTSSYNNAFRNGIAYWLICPMAWSLVWFFL